The segment CGCCCTGGCGCCGACGCGCGCCAGATGGCGGCCGATGAAGGCCGGATCGAGCTTTCGCATGGTCAGGCTGGCGACGCCGATATGCCGCCACAGGACTGCGCCGTCGTGGGCCAGCACCACGGCGCTGTTGAGTTGATGGGTCTTGCCCGACAGCGCCAGGAGATGGCGGCGGGCGGCTTCCATGTCGGCCGGCTTATGAAACACTTCGTCGCCGAGCGACAGCGTCTGGTCGCAGCCGAGCACCAGGGCGCCGGGCTTTCGCTCGCTGACCTCGGTGGCCTTGGCCTCGGCCAGCACCAGGGCAACATCCTCCGGCGAGATGCCGCTGTCTTTCAGCGGCGCCTCGAGCGCCCGCTCGTCGACTTCCGCCGGAACCGCCTCGACCGGCACGCCGGCATGGACAAGCAGCGCCTTGCGGAACGGGCTGCCCGAAGCAAGAACGATTTTTTCGGTCATGTTTATCGCCTAAGGTTGGTTGAGATTCCGATCCGGAGACGGGCGCGCAGACAGTCGCTGGATCGCTGCGCTTCTCGGGCACAGTGAACGGCATGGATCCTAGGGTCTCCGCTACGTCGCTTCGCTCCTGCTCCGCCCTAGGATGACGAAGGCATAGTGGTGTAAGGCCAATCGCAGATGTCTGAGATTGGCAGTTGCGTCGCGCATACCGGGTGGCGGCTGATGCCAAATCGCAAACCTTCGAGATTAGCTGAAACCCTCTTCACTTCGTCATCCTAGGGCGAAGCAAGGAGCGAAGCGACGCGGCGCAGACCCTAGGATCCATGCCGTGACCTTCGTGCCTTGCAGCGCTGAACGGCTAGACAAACCTCACCATGTCCTGACTTCAGTTATCGTGTCTTTCCCCGCAGGGCAACGATCGCCGCCGCCGTCTCCTCGATCGAGCGGCGGCTGACGTCGATCATCGGCCAGCCATGCCGCGTGCAGATCTGGCGGGCGTAGGCGAGTTCCTCGCTGATCGCGGCGCGGTCGACATAGTCGGTCGGCTCGTAGGCGCTGGTATTGCCGAGGATGCGGTTCTGGCGGACCTGCGAGATGCGCTCGGCGGTGGCGATCAGCCCAACGATCAGCGGCCTTTTGGCGTTGACCAGGCTTTCCGGCACCGGCACGCCGATCACGATCGGGATGTTGGCGGTCTTGATGCCGCGATTGGCGAGGTAGATGCTGGTCGGCGTTTTCGAGGTGCGCGAAATGCCGACGAGCACAATATCGGCGTCATCCATATTGGAAGGCAGTTGGCCGTCATCATGCTCCATGGTGAAGTTGAGCGCGTCGATGCGGCGGAAATATTCGGCGTCGAGGACATGCTGGGCGCCGACGCGGCGGCCGGCCGGCGTGCCGAGATAGGACTGGAACACGGTCAGCACCGGTTCCAGCACGGAGACGCAAGGCAGCCCCATGGCGGCGGAGCGCTCGTCGATGCCGCGGGCGAGCTTCTGGTCGACGACCGTATAAAGAATGATGCCCGGCTCCTCCTCGATATCCTCGAACACTTTCGTCACCTGCTTTTCGGTGCGGATCAGCGGGTAGATATGCTCGATGGCACGCGCATCCTTGTATTGCGCCGAAGCCGCGCGCCCGGCCGCCAGCAGCGTCTCACCGGTAGCATCGGAAATCAGGTGAAGGTGAAAGAAGCTCTGGGGTTTGTTCACAGGGGTTGGTTCCAAGCTGTGGGCCGATGTGGATAAGGGCGGTCGGAAAGATCGGCCGGTTCGGGGCGACTGTATCAGATGCCGGTTTGTCCACAATTCGATGCGCTATTCGCTTCGTCGGGCGGCTGGGGACAAGTCCGGGGACAGGCATTTTCGACTCGGCCTCATCCACAGGGCGATTTTCTCCAGGCGAGCGGCAAGGTATTGTTCCCAATCGGGAATTTCCAACTGTCCCCAAACTCCTCCCATCCGGCGGAAGAAGCACGCGACAATATGCTGGCTGGCCTTTTCCGGAGCAAGGCGGGACAGCAGACAACCACCGATACCAACAGACTCTTAGAATCATAAGATTCCTAGAAATAGAATATTTAATTATAGAGAAGCCTGGAG is part of the Mesorhizobium sp. L-2-11 genome and harbors:
- a CDS encoding Maf-like protein produces the protein MTEKIVLASGSPFRKALLVHAGVPVEAVPAEVDERALEAPLKDSGISPEDVALVLAEAKATEVSERKPGALVLGCDQTLSLGDEVFHKPADMEAARRHLLALSGKTHQLNSAVVLAHDGAVLWRHIGVASLTMRKLDPAFIGRHLARVGARALSSVGAYQIEGEGIQLFERVEGDYFTIVGLPLLPVLAKLRELGAIDG
- a CDS encoding pyruvate, water dikinase regulatory protein, giving the protein MNKPQSFFHLHLISDATGETLLAAGRAASAQYKDARAIEHIYPLIRTEKQVTKVFEDIEEEPGIILYTVVDQKLARGIDERSAAMGLPCVSVLEPVLTVFQSYLGTPAGRRVGAQHVLDAEYFRRIDALNFTMEHDDGQLPSNMDDADIVLVGISRTSKTPTSIYLANRGIKTANIPIVIGVPVPESLVNAKRPLIVGLIATAERISQVRQNRILGNTSAYEPTDYVDRAAISEELAYARQICTRHGWPMIDVSRRSIEETAAAIVALRGKTR